From a region of the Daphnia pulicaria isolate SC F1-1A chromosome 1, SC_F0-13Bv2, whole genome shotgun sequence genome:
- the LOC124327167 gene encoding discoidin domain-containing receptor tyrosine kinase B-like isoform X1 produces MDEMKRKCHNSYHACVLILTWMCTLSKVVSLDTEGCHQQPMGMQSGTIPDLALSSSSAFDIRLGPQHARLNIDRSGGAWCPKQQIAENVKEYLQINLANVSVINGIATQGRYGNGRGQEYAEQFKLEYWRPELDLWHTYRQRDGNDIFEGNWDTTTVIHHDLYPPIITKSLRVIPYGVHPRTVCMRTELYGCIWNAENVSTTYSTPGRASVRDSVIVEDKSYDGFKDHSQLTRSGGLWMLTDGEYGLTNFKVNSISLEGQGWVGWKTHDSIKEKPIELVFNFGAIRNFSAVHIHTGNQFAKHVQVFSKASLRFSSSGLRFSQQYINYFYMEDLALENPRNVTIRIPHLCAAFVKIQLWFAAPWIMISEVTFDSNVIEEHKLKNMMLVDVAASEQNEDVLLQNESRPPSESTILNTASFRGYFEAIVGALSAAMLLLITAIVIIIVMSHRKKTVQENLVAFNVPFDVSSGNTIDIDTLNGKESVMGFSSTTEKTNTISKFQYVLPVNEKKDLILEYAVSSPTKSWTATQPIRVQQQYNTLHNHIPTTRRDKASSFNSYVNPCVATIPNKGILDGKSGRMATRSSDVSSIAWNIKPQSHRFAVDNLPEAHVPEIPKQSLKSLEWLGSSADGEAHICHVEKSGGGNVLIQKPVMVRWGAVKEMDHFMDEIRLLSSIDHPNICFLLAYSYSAGMGYAIFECPIYGDLNSYLKHLPLISNKSVFKLSCQIARAVKYLEEKGMVHKDLATRNCLVGPDLQIKICDLAIICAAFKDDYGEVRGRKSLPIRWIAWETIVMDKFTYSSSVWMLAVTVWEISTVAKEKPYGSMNDTQVILNADHFFYADGKQVILPKPKGRPCQLYKWMAMCWSRDEAKRPSLNESVTFLDQLTKDY; encoded by the exons ATGGAcgaaatgaagagaaaatgcCATAACAGCTATCACGCGTGTGTGTTGATTTTAACGTGGATGTGTACTCTTTCTAAAGTTGTATCACTAGATACCG AAGGATGTCATCAACAGCCAATGGGAATGCAGTCTGGAACCATCCCGGACTTGGCATTAAGCAGCAGTTCCGCGTTTGACATTCGACTCGGCCCTCAGCACGCGCG GCTGAATATTGATCGGAGTGGAGGTGCCTGGTGCCCAAAGCAACAAATAGCCGAAAACGTGAAGGAATATTTACAGATTAACTTGGCCAACGTCTCTGTCATCAACGGAATAGCAACTCAGGGTCGATACGGCAACGGGCGGGGCCAAGAATACGCCGAACAGTTTAAATTAGAATACTGGCGACCGGAATTGGACCTTTGGCATACCTATCGTCAACGAGACGGTAACGAT ATTTTTGAAGGCAACTGGGACACGACAACGGTCATTCATCATGATCTCTATCCACCAATTATCACAAAAAGCCTTCGAGTCATCCCTTATGGAGTCCATCCAAGAACTGTGTGCATGCGGACGGAACTTTACGGATGCATTTGGAATG CAGAAAATGTATCAACCACTTACTCGACTCCGGGGAGAGCTTCAGTGAGAGATTCCGTAATTGTGGAAGATAAGAGTTACGATGGCTTTAAAGACCACAGCCAATTGACTCGGTCTGGGGGCTTGTGGATGTTAACGGACGGCGAATACGGACTGACAAATTTCAAAGTGAACTCGATCAGCCTAGAAG GGCAAGGATGGGTGGGATGGAAAACTCACGATTCAATCAAGGAGAAACCGATCGAACTAGTGTTCAACTTTGGAGCTATTCGGAATTTTTCGGCTGTCCACAtc CACACAGGAAATCAGTTTGCGAAACATGTTCAA GTCTTCTCTAAAGCCAGTTTGAGATTCAGTAGCAGTGGGCTGAGGTTCAGTCAGCAATACATTAATTACTTCTATATGGAAGATTTGGCATTGGAAAACCCTCGTAATG TCACCATTCGGATCCCACACCTGTGCGCTGCATTCGTGAAAATCCAATTGTGGTTTGCTGCTCCGTGGATAATGATAAGCGAAGTTACCTTTGACTCAA atgtTATTGAGGagcataaattaaaaaacatgatGCTGGTTGATGTTGCAGCCAGTGAACAAAACGAGGATGTGTTGCTGCAAAATGAATCAAGACCACCTTCGGAATCGACAATTTTAAATA CAGCTTCATTCCGTGGCTACTTTGAAGCCATTGTGGGAGCTTTATCGGCTGCCATGCTTCTACTCATAACAGCGATTGTTATTATCATTGTTATGTCACATCGCAAAAAAACTGTGCAAGAAAACCTAGTGGCATTCAACGTTCCGTTTGATGTTAGTAGCGGAAACACAATTGAT ATCGACACTTTGAACGGAAAGGAATCTGTTATGGGATTTAGTAGCACTACCGAAAAGACGAATACTATTTCCAAATTTCAGTACGTTCTGCcggtgaatgaaaaaaaggatctTATCTTAGAATATGCag TGTCATCACCAACGAAATCATGGACCGCAACTCAGCCAATTCGGGTTCAGCAACAATACAATACTTTGCATAATCATATTCCTACCACACGCCGTGATAAGGCTTCGAGTTTCAATAGCTACGTCAACCCCTGTGTAGCCACAATTCCCAACAAAGGAATATTAGACGGAAAGTCTGGGCGGATGGCGACGAGGTCGTCGGATGTG AGCAGCATCGCTTGGAACATCAAACCTCAGTCTCACCGATTTGCTGTCGATAATCTTCCAGAGGCTCACGTTCCTGAAATCCCCAAACAATCCCTGAAATCGTTAGAATGGCTTGGGTCATCTGCCGACGgagaa GCCCACATATGCCATGTGGAGAAAAGCGGTGGCGGAAATGTTCTCATCCAGAAACCTGTGATGGTGCGCTGGGGTGCCGTCAAAGAAATGGATCACTTCATGGACGAGATCAGGCTGTTGTCTTCCATCGACCATCCAAACATCTGTTTTCTACTTGCATACAGTTACTCAGCGGGAATGGGTTACGCAATTTTCGAATGTCCCATATACGGAGATCTCAACAGTTATTTAAAGCATCTACCTCTAATAAG CAACAAGAGCGTATTCAAACTATCTTGTCAAATAGCACGGGCTGTGAAATACCTTGAAGAGAAAGGAATGGTGCACAAGGATCTTGCCACaag GAATTGCTTAGTGGGTCCCGACTTGCAAATTAAAATATGTGATTTGGCTATCATTTGCGCCGCATTCAAGGACGATTACGGCGAAGTTCGTGGACGAAAATCTCTTCCCATCCGCTGGATTGCGTGGGAAACCATCGTAAtg gACAAATTCACTTACAGCAGCTCTGTCTGG ATGTTAGCTGTAACGGTGTGGGAAATTTCCACAGTGGCGAAAGAGAAGCCGTACGGTTCCATGAATGATACGCAAGTGATTTTGAACGCCGATCACTTTTTTTATGCAGACGGCAAGCAG GTGATTTTGCCCAAACCAAAAGGACGGCCTTGCCAGCTTTACAAATGGATGGCGATGTGTTGGTCCCGAGACGAAGCAAAACGACCTTCTTTAAACGAATCAGTCACTTTTCTGGATCAATTAACAAAAGATTATTAA
- the LOC124327167 gene encoding discoidin domain-containing receptor tyrosine kinase B-like isoform X2 — protein MDEMKRKCHNSYHACVLILTWMCTLSKVVSLDTEGCHQQPMGMQSGTIPDLALSSSSAFDIRLGPQHARLNIDRSGGAWCPKQQIAENVKEYLQINLANVSVINGIATQGRYGNGRGQEYAEQFKLEYWRPELDLWHTYRQRDGNDIFEGNWDTTTVIHHDLYPPIITKSLRVIPYGVHPRTVCMRTELYGCIWNAENVSTTYSTPGRASVRDSVIVEDKSYDGFKDHSQLTRSGGLWMLTDGEYGLTNFKVNSISLEGQGWVGWKTHDSIKEKPIELVFNFGAIRNFSAVHIHTGNQFAKHVQVFSKASLRFSSSGLRFSQQYINYFYMEDLALENPRNVTIRIPHLCAAFVKIQLWFAAPWIMISEVTFDSNVIEEHKLKNMMLVDVAASEQNEDVLLQNESRPPSESTILNTASFRGYFEAIVGALSAAMLLLITAIVIIIVMSHRKKTVQENLVAFNVPFDIDTLNGKESVMGFSSTTEKTNTISKFQYVLPVNEKKDLILEYAVSSPTKSWTATQPIRVQQQYNTLHNHIPTTRRDKASSFNSYVNPCVATIPNKGILDGKSGRMATRSSDVSSIAWNIKPQSHRFAVDNLPEAHVPEIPKQSLKSLEWLGSSADGEAHICHVEKSGGGNVLIQKPVMVRWGAVKEMDHFMDEIRLLSSIDHPNICFLLAYSYSAGMGYAIFECPIYGDLNSYLKHLPLISNKSVFKLSCQIARAVKYLEEKGMVHKDLATRNCLVGPDLQIKICDLAIICAAFKDDYGEVRGRKSLPIRWIAWETIVMDKFTYSSSVWMLAVTVWEISTVAKEKPYGSMNDTQVILNADHFFYADGKQVILPKPKGRPCQLYKWMAMCWSRDEAKRPSLNESVTFLDQLTKDY, from the exons ATGGAcgaaatgaagagaaaatgcCATAACAGCTATCACGCGTGTGTGTTGATTTTAACGTGGATGTGTACTCTTTCTAAAGTTGTATCACTAGATACCG AAGGATGTCATCAACAGCCAATGGGAATGCAGTCTGGAACCATCCCGGACTTGGCATTAAGCAGCAGTTCCGCGTTTGACATTCGACTCGGCCCTCAGCACGCGCG GCTGAATATTGATCGGAGTGGAGGTGCCTGGTGCCCAAAGCAACAAATAGCCGAAAACGTGAAGGAATATTTACAGATTAACTTGGCCAACGTCTCTGTCATCAACGGAATAGCAACTCAGGGTCGATACGGCAACGGGCGGGGCCAAGAATACGCCGAACAGTTTAAATTAGAATACTGGCGACCGGAATTGGACCTTTGGCATACCTATCGTCAACGAGACGGTAACGAT ATTTTTGAAGGCAACTGGGACACGACAACGGTCATTCATCATGATCTCTATCCACCAATTATCACAAAAAGCCTTCGAGTCATCCCTTATGGAGTCCATCCAAGAACTGTGTGCATGCGGACGGAACTTTACGGATGCATTTGGAATG CAGAAAATGTATCAACCACTTACTCGACTCCGGGGAGAGCTTCAGTGAGAGATTCCGTAATTGTGGAAGATAAGAGTTACGATGGCTTTAAAGACCACAGCCAATTGACTCGGTCTGGGGGCTTGTGGATGTTAACGGACGGCGAATACGGACTGACAAATTTCAAAGTGAACTCGATCAGCCTAGAAG GGCAAGGATGGGTGGGATGGAAAACTCACGATTCAATCAAGGAGAAACCGATCGAACTAGTGTTCAACTTTGGAGCTATTCGGAATTTTTCGGCTGTCCACAtc CACACAGGAAATCAGTTTGCGAAACATGTTCAA GTCTTCTCTAAAGCCAGTTTGAGATTCAGTAGCAGTGGGCTGAGGTTCAGTCAGCAATACATTAATTACTTCTATATGGAAGATTTGGCATTGGAAAACCCTCGTAATG TCACCATTCGGATCCCACACCTGTGCGCTGCATTCGTGAAAATCCAATTGTGGTTTGCTGCTCCGTGGATAATGATAAGCGAAGTTACCTTTGACTCAA atgtTATTGAGGagcataaattaaaaaacatgatGCTGGTTGATGTTGCAGCCAGTGAACAAAACGAGGATGTGTTGCTGCAAAATGAATCAAGACCACCTTCGGAATCGACAATTTTAAATA CAGCTTCATTCCGTGGCTACTTTGAAGCCATTGTGGGAGCTTTATCGGCTGCCATGCTTCTACTCATAACAGCGATTGTTATTATCATTGTTATGTCACATCGCAAAAAAACTGTGCAAGAAAACCTAGTGGCATTCAACGTTCCGTTTGAT ATCGACACTTTGAACGGAAAGGAATCTGTTATGGGATTTAGTAGCACTACCGAAAAGACGAATACTATTTCCAAATTTCAGTACGTTCTGCcggtgaatgaaaaaaaggatctTATCTTAGAATATGCag TGTCATCACCAACGAAATCATGGACCGCAACTCAGCCAATTCGGGTTCAGCAACAATACAATACTTTGCATAATCATATTCCTACCACACGCCGTGATAAGGCTTCGAGTTTCAATAGCTACGTCAACCCCTGTGTAGCCACAATTCCCAACAAAGGAATATTAGACGGAAAGTCTGGGCGGATGGCGACGAGGTCGTCGGATGTG AGCAGCATCGCTTGGAACATCAAACCTCAGTCTCACCGATTTGCTGTCGATAATCTTCCAGAGGCTCACGTTCCTGAAATCCCCAAACAATCCCTGAAATCGTTAGAATGGCTTGGGTCATCTGCCGACGgagaa GCCCACATATGCCATGTGGAGAAAAGCGGTGGCGGAAATGTTCTCATCCAGAAACCTGTGATGGTGCGCTGGGGTGCCGTCAAAGAAATGGATCACTTCATGGACGAGATCAGGCTGTTGTCTTCCATCGACCATCCAAACATCTGTTTTCTACTTGCATACAGTTACTCAGCGGGAATGGGTTACGCAATTTTCGAATGTCCCATATACGGAGATCTCAACAGTTATTTAAAGCATCTACCTCTAATAAG CAACAAGAGCGTATTCAAACTATCTTGTCAAATAGCACGGGCTGTGAAATACCTTGAAGAGAAAGGAATGGTGCACAAGGATCTTGCCACaag GAATTGCTTAGTGGGTCCCGACTTGCAAATTAAAATATGTGATTTGGCTATCATTTGCGCCGCATTCAAGGACGATTACGGCGAAGTTCGTGGACGAAAATCTCTTCCCATCCGCTGGATTGCGTGGGAAACCATCGTAAtg gACAAATTCACTTACAGCAGCTCTGTCTGG ATGTTAGCTGTAACGGTGTGGGAAATTTCCACAGTGGCGAAAGAGAAGCCGTACGGTTCCATGAATGATACGCAAGTGATTTTGAACGCCGATCACTTTTTTTATGCAGACGGCAAGCAG GTGATTTTGCCCAAACCAAAAGGACGGCCTTGCCAGCTTTACAAATGGATGGCGATGTGTTGGTCCCGAGACGAAGCAAAACGACCTTCTTTAAACGAATCAGTCACTTTTCTGGATCAATTAACAAAAGATTATTAA